In Dysidea avara chromosome 3, odDysAvar1.4, whole genome shotgun sequence, a single window of DNA contains:
- the LOC136251168 gene encoding uncharacterized protein encodes MSGSGQKKRRGPRSKSCIGRRFKSHPKKHLEEIIATMATLMISYYMVYRGNQNLGLCFIEKYPGIRQACLLDMTSGVMGTILGVLFLFVECATAQIKQQDWRTVFCAIKICSATITAAMLVAGTIQGIVAFADFCDGNEYHYNNNVEYLYYLKNCYLSSAKHTVGDEADFVTIVTLSGVATLWWIVLLLIEIIRTCLVHPERPNGFKYTSKVNI; translated from the exons ATGTCTGGTAGTGGTCAGAAAAAACGCAGAGGGCCTCGCAGCAAGAGTTGCATTGGTAGAAGATTTAAATCTCATCCTAAAAAGCATTTAGAAGAG ATCATTGCTACCATGGCCACTCTAATGATAAGCTACTATATGGTGTACAGAGGTAATCAAAACCTTGGCTTGTGCTTCATTGAAAAATATCCTGGCATCCGTCAAGCTTGTCTACTGGACATGACAAGTGGTGTAATGGGAACTATACTAGGTGTCCTCTTTCTGTTTGTGGAGTGTGCCACTGCTCAGATCAAACAACAAGAT TGGAGAACTGTTTTCTGTGCTATTAAGATTTGTTCTGCTACCATTACTGCTGCTATGCTTGTGGCTGGGACCATTCAAGGGATAGTGGCATTTGCTGACTTTTGTGATGGCAACGAATATCACTACAACAACAATGTTGAATATCTCTACTACCTCAAAAACTGTTATTTGTCATCAGCCAAACATACAGTTGGTGACGAGGCTGACTTTGTTACTATCGTTACTCTGTCAGGAGTTGCTACTTTGTGGTGG ATTGTTCTTCTTTTAATTGAGATCATTCGTACCTGCTTGGTGCACCCAGAGAGACCAAACGGTTTTAAATATACATCAAAAGTTAATATTTAA